The following coding sequences lie in one Fusarium poae strain DAOMC 252244 chromosome 1, whole genome shotgun sequence genomic window:
- a CDS encoding hypothetical protein (BUSCO:52561at5125) → MVKKTGPSKKAASSSKQSSNKKSNAPPETSSPALQSEEEQQRLLNIFSSAFNSTLTSDDFTTTLQEIKQSLFNREFATAFGREDYLEAYAARWSPTRALCYATVLLSIKRYLEKILVPNKETSDVGQTQGETNNDENDKPEQDIAAGIESIKLDSPSPSRNTSLHMLSVGGCAAEHIAFASYVQTTSTYGNLTLLDSGPWANVVSLLESSTISPPPISKYASAARQAANRPMLGKDQLSISFVQKDVLSLDVDSLSAQCAGGKTPILLTLLFTLNELYTTAGIGKTTKFLKNLGQVLAPDSLVLVVDSPGSYSEAALGKEKKKYPMQWLLDHTLMQTETHGYSWGKLQSDESTWFRLPEDLSYPIALEDMRYQMHLYRLQKPI, encoded by the coding sequence ATGGTCAAGAAGACTGGCCCTTCGAAGAAGGCCGCTTCCTCATCGAAGCAGAGCAGCAACAAAAAGTCAAATGCCCCGCCAGAAACCTCTTCACCAGCTCTTCAGAGCGAAGAGGAGCAGCAGCGTCTTTTGAATATCTTTTCAAGCGCTTTCAACAGTACGCTTACTTCAGATGACTTTACAACAACGCTCCAGGAGATAAAACAGTCCTTATTCAACAGGGAATTCGCTACCGCATTCGGGAGAGAGGATTATCTCGAAGCCTATGCTGCTCGATGGAGCCCCACACGAGCCCTTTGCTATGCTACGGTGTTGCTAAGCATCAAGCGTTACCTTGAAAAGATTTTGGTTCCCAACAAGGAGACGTCTGATGTTGGTCAGACTCAGGGAGAGACGAATAATGATGAAAACGATAAGCCGGAACAGGATATCGCTGCGGGAATAGAATCTATCAAGCTTGACAGCCCTTCTCCTTCACGGAATACCTCTCTGCATATGCTATCGGTCGGCGGTTGTGCGGCCGAGCATATCGCTTTTGCATCCTATGTCCAAACCACTTCTACATATGGCAACCTAACGCTTCTCGATTCAGGTCCATGGGCAAATGTCGTATCTCTCCTGGAATCAAGTACTATCAGCCCCCCACCAATCTCAAAGTATGCTTCCGCAGCTCGTCAAGCAGCAAACCGCCCGATGCTAGGAAAAGATCAGCTTTCCATCTCCTTTGTCCAGAAAGATGTCTTGAGTCTTGACGTTGATTCTCTTTCAGCTCAGTGCGCCGGTGGCAAGACACCTATCCTCTTGACCTTACTCTTCACGCTCAATGAGCTGTACACCACGGCAGGGATCGGTAAAACGACCAAGTTCCTCAAGAACCTAGGACAAGTCCTTGCTCCGGACAGCCTGGTCCTTGTGGTAGATAGTCCGGGCAGCTACTCTGAAGCAGCCCTgggcaaagaaaagaagaagtatCCTATGCAATGGCTACTGGACCACACCCTTATGCAAACTGAAACCCATGGATACTCATGGGGGAAGCTGCAGTCGGACGAATCCACATGGTTTCGTCTTCCAGAAGACTTGTCGTATCCGATAGCGTTGGAGGATATGCGTTATCAGATGCACTTGTACCGCCTTCAGAAACCAATATAA
- a CDS encoding hypothetical protein (BUSCO:5217at5125), whose product MPAIARKLLICAAIDGLVIQPLSSKGQRPFQPVRIKYGDASISRVQREYVSDDSKPDSSFEAFGVIGLITVSKLSYLVTITRRQQVAQICGHPIYVVTEVAITPCVSKTGAEEAVKRTSDHLSRQARDSGNDSDSSDEEDVEFPSRASDEVEDAIIDDDDARPGSARSRVAEDVIRRRGSYGRFAQRWFSRSGWTLDQKRNMGLSNAPKASQAASTAVESSSDEAQEGPGNVAPSEPELLPKLLRTAQVLFGSSRSFYFSYDFDLTRSLDERSVPQNTETPLHNQVDEVFFWNRNLLQPFTSSGQDCLALPLMQGFVGQKTFIVDNQPPQSDDKGKDSVELSDLSPTKEHSEFPGFGSSRASIDLRSSERKYLITVISRRSTKRAGLRYLRRGIDQDGFVANMVETEQLLSAPTWDPSSNVYSFLQVRGSIPLFFKQSPYAFKPTPIQQHSEEANQAACRKHFESLSRNYGQLQIINLVEKHGVESIIGGAYEKAIEEVNKEASQDNKIPFEWFDFHAACKGMKFENVSILLDQLRDKIESFGSTVQKDGKQVSRQQGVFRTNCMDCLDRTNVCQSSFAKHMLEVQLKEEGFDMSAQTDQVTAWFNTLWADNGDAVSKQYASTAAMKGDYTRTRKRDYRGALNDLGLGLARYYSGMVNDYFSQAAIDFLLGNVTAKIFEEFESDMMTKDPAVSVTKMRELAVELCQKRVIADEKEEFHGGWVLLSPTTPDVIRSWPLEEVVLLLTDAALYSCRFDWMSDKVSSFERVELDSVTGIKYGTYITSTISLSHIDEVKNAGFVVTYSPGKSDIRRTNTRTLSSHGTMAGKDSPAEQKDASLPASLANLLTSKSSSPLPPSIRRLVFKATNADSSVAILGHDGPKQTETQQVSTICGEIERLALEKQPGQPGEEHEALMETGPIISLEEAKKNTGLLEQLGHSLKKMVWA is encoded by the exons ATGCCGGCTATCGCTCGCAAGCTCCTCATCTGCGCAGCAATAGACGGGCTTGTAATACAGCCTCTGTCTTCCAAGGGTCAACGACCCTTCCAACCGGTGCGAATCAAATACGGCGACGCGTCAATTTCTCGTGTCCAGCGCGAATATGTATCAGATGATTCAAAACCAGACTCGTCATTTGAAGCTTTTGGAGTGATTG GTCTCATCACTGTGTCCAAGTTAAGCTATCTTGTTACTATTACCCGGCGCCAGCAAGTCGCACAGATATGCGGCCATCCTATCTACGTCGTAACCGAAGTCGCCATCACACCATGCGTATCGAAAACAGGCGCCGAGGAAGCCGTAAAGAGAACCTCGGACCACCTGTCACGTCAAGCAAGAGACTCAGGAAACGATAGCGATAGCAGCGACGAAGAAGATGTCGAGTTTCCTTCTAGAGCATCAGacgaagttgaagatgctatcatcgatgacgacgatgcaAGGCCAGGCTCTGCTAGGAGCCGCGTTGCCGAAGATGTAATTCGCAGAAGAGGCAGTTATGGTCGATTTGCCCAACGCTGGTTCAGTCGAAGTGGCTGGACTTTGGACCAAAAGAGAAACATGGGACTAAGCAATGCTCCAAAGGCGTCGCAAGCGGCTTCTACTGCAGTTGAGTCCTCATCGGACGAGGCGCAGGAGGGGCCAGGTAATGTTGCGCCCAGTGAGCCTGAATTGTTGCCCAAACTGTTGCGGACTGCCCAGGTTCTCTTTGGTTCATCTCGAAGTTTCTACTTCTCCTATGACTTTGACCTCACCCGCTCACTCGATGAAAGATCTGTGCCTCAGAATACCGAGACCCCTTTGCACAACCAGGTCGATGAGGTGTTCTTTTGGAACCGAAATCTCCTGCAGCCATTTACATCTAGTGGGCAAGATTGTCTAGCATTACCTTTGATGCAAGGTTTCGTGGGACAGAAGACATTCATCGTTGATAACCAGCCTCCGCAAAGCGACGACAAAGGAAAGGATTCTGTTGAACTTTCTGATCTGTCACCCACTAAAGAGCACTCAGAGTTTCCGGGATTCGGAAGCTCCAGAGCGTCCATTGATCTTCGTTCTTCAGAGAGAAAATATCTTATAACCGTGATTTCGCGACGCTCTACAAAAAGAGCTGGTCTGCGATATCTGCGCCGTGGCATCGACCAGGATGGTTTCGTTGCGAACATGGTAGAGACTGAACAGCTACTCTCTGCGCCTACTTGGGACCCGTCTTCGAATGTCTACTCATTTTTGCAAGTAAGAGGTAGTATCCCTCTTTTCTTCAAACAGTCCCCATATGCTTTTAAGCCCACACCCATACAGCAACACTCTGAGGAGGCCAACCAAGCTGCGTGTCGTAAGCATTTCGAAAGTTTGTCTAGGAATTATGGCCAGCTTcaaatcatcaacctcgtGGAAAAACACGGGGTCGAATCAATTATTGGTGGTGCATACGAGAAAGCAATAGAAGAAGTTAACAAGGAAGCAAGTCAAGATAACAAGATACCCTTCGAGTGGTTCGATTTTCACGCGGCTTGCAAAGGCATGAAATTCGAAAACGTCAGCATACTTTTGGATCAACTCAGAGATAAGATTGAGAGCTTTGGCAGTACCGTACAAAAGGACGGTAAGCAGGTGTCCCGGCAGCAAGGTGTCTTCCGAACCAACTGCATGGACTGCCTTGATCGCACCAACGTCTGCCAAAGCTCGTTCGCAAAGCATATGCTTGAAGTTCAGCTCAAGGAGGAAGGTTTTGACATGAGCGCACAGACGGACCAGGTGACTGCTTGGTTCAATACTCTTTGGGCAGACAACGGCGATGCAGTGTCCAAACAGTATGCGTCAACAGCGGCGATGAAGGGTGATTATACGAGAACGCGAAAGAGGGATTACCGTGGGGCTTTGAACGATTTGGGCCTCGGGCTTGCTCGATATTACAGCGG CATGGTCAATGACTACTTCAGCCAAGCAGCTATTGATTTCCTCCTCGGAAACGTAACGGCGAAGATCTTTGAAGAGTTTGAAAGCGATATGATGACAAAGGACCCAGCGGTGTCTGTCACCAAGATGAGAGAACTGGCCGTTGAACTGTGTCAGAAGCGAGTGATAGCcgatgagaaggaagaatTCCATGGCGGCTGGGTACTCTTGAGTCCAACTACACCCGACGTCATTAGGTCTTGGCCCCTGGAAGAAGTTGTTCTCTTGCTGACAGATGCGGCTCTCTATTCATGTCGTTTTGACTGGATGTCCGACAAGGTATCATCCTTCGAGCGTGTTGAGCTCGACAGTGTCACAGGTATTAAGTATGGAACTTACATCACCTCGACAATCTCTTTGTCTCACATCGATGAGGTCAAGAACGCCGGCTTCGTGGTGACATATAGTCCCGGCAAAAGTGACATTCGTCGTACCAATACACGAACCCTATCAAGCCACGGCACGATGGCGGGAAAGGACAGCCCAGCCGAGCAGAAGGATGCGAGTTTACCGGCCAGCCTGGCGAACTTGCTTACTAGCAAGAGTTCGTCACCATTGCCGCCAAGCATTCGCCGTCTTGTCTTCAAAGCAACCAATGCAGACTCCTCCGTTGCTATTTTGGGTCACGATGGCCCGAAACAAACAGAAACCCAGCAGGTGTCCACAATATGTGGTGAGATTGAGCGGCTGGCACTGGAAAAACAACCAGGACAGCCAGGCGAAGAGCATGAAGCTCTCATGGAGACGGGTCCTATCATTTCTCTTGAGGAGGCGAAGAAGAATACGGGATTGCTAGAGCAGCTGGGGCATTCGCTTAAGAAAATGGTGTGGGCTTGA
- the SNU13 gene encoding RNA binding protein snu13 (BUSCO:55743at5125), with the protein MSESAAWPLADQKLEQELLDLVQSSQHARQLKKGANEATKTLNRGVSELVILAADTQPLAILLHLPLLCEDKNVPYVYVSSKMHLGRACGVSRAVIAASITSNDASELAGQIRAMRDKVERLAI; encoded by the exons ATGTCTGAAAGCGCTG CCTGGCCCCTTGCCGATCAGAAGCTCGAGCAGGAGCTTCTCGATCTTGTTCAGTCTTCTCAGC ATGCTCGCCAGCTGAAGAAGGGTGCC AACGAGGCCACCAAGACCCTGAACCGTGGTGTTTCTGAGCTTGTCATCCTCGCTGCCGACACTCAGCCTCTTGCCattctcctccacctcccTCTTCTCTGCGAGGACAAGAACG TTCCCTACGTTTACGTCAGCAGCAAGATGCACCTTGGCCGTGCCTGTGGTGTCAGCCGTGCTGTCATTGCTGCTAGCATCACCAGCAACGACGCCAGCGAGCTTGCTGGCCAGATCCGAGCCATGCGCGACAAGGTCGAGCGCCTCGCCATCTAA
- the VMA3 gene encoding H(+)-transporting V0 sector ATPase subunit c (TransMembrane:4 (o12-34i55-76o88-113i125-150o)) has translation MVSELCPVYSPFFGAMGCTCAIVFTCLGASYGTAKSGVGIAAMGVLRPDLIVKNIVPVIMAGIIGIYGLVVSVLISDGLKQDLPLFTSFIQFGAGLSVGLAGLAAGFAIGIVGDAGVRGTAQQPRLFVGMILILIFAEVLGLYGLIVALLMNSKATVDAVC, from the exons ATGGTCAGCGAACTTTG CCCCGTTTACTCG CCCTTCTTCGGTGCCATGGGCTGCACCTGCGCCATTGTCTTCACCTGTCTTGGTGCCTCTTACGGTACCGCCAAGTCTGGTGTCGGTATCGCTGCTATGGGTGTCCTCCGCCCTGACCTGATCGTCAAGA ACATTGTTCCCGTCATTATGGCTGGTATCATTGGTATCTACGGTCTCGTCGTCTCAGTCCTCATCTCCGATGGTCTCAAGCAGGATTTGCCTCTGTTCACCAGCTTCATTCAGTTCGGTGCTGGTCTTTCCGTCGGTCTTGCTGGTCTCGCTGCCGGTTTCGCCATTGGTATTGTCGGTGATGCTGGTGTCCGAGGAACTGCCCAACAGCCTCGTCTCTTCGTTGGAATGATTCTGATTCTTATTTTCGCTGAAGTCCTTG GTCTTTACGGTCTTATCGTTGCTCTGCTCATGAACTCCAAGGCCACTGTCGACGCTGTCTGCTAA